The DNA segment CCGGCGCGTCGACGTACGTTACGTCATTATATTGATTTGTATCACTTCCGCTAATAAAGAGAGCAAATACACAACGCATTATTCTTCAATTCTCCAGACATTGTTGGTGCCGTGACAAAAACCGAAATGAATCTGCAGAAACTTAGACAGACGAGAGATGCACAGAAAGATAATTGCACACTATATGCAGAAACTCGAGACCGCCggagaaaatacagaaaatgcaaTCGAGTTTGAAACAATACTTCAGGCGATAGAGGGAAAGTATAAAACGTTAGAAGCGATGAATGAAAAGATTTTACCACAAACAGACGGGGAAGATATTGAGAGCGAGATGCTAGAAACTGAAGACTACCTGCTTAATCTTCAAATTCAAATACGGAACTTTCAGGCGCTCATGAAACAGAGTACCACGCCGCCACCGCCGACGCCGGAAGATCACCGTATTGATGATCTCATCAGAAATGAGAGTAGCCGGAGCGCAAGTACAGGTACAGAAATTCAGTTTCATAACTACCCAAGTAAAATTTCTCTACATTCAGTGGTCAACATATTAGACTGGCAGACTTTTTGGGATTCCTTTGAGTCTAGCGTGCATCTCAACTCGTCACTTTCTCAAGTTAAAAGCTCTAAGATACTACTCATGAGGTCTGACAATTAATTGGGGATTTCACTACCCAGCATATCTTAAGGCTGAGACCTGCACAAGAACGCTTCGACAAACTCAATGAGTAGATGCTTACACAGCTTGAGGTTACACCGATAACATTATCCAGTATGAGAACATTTACTGACAAACTAGAATCATACATCAGAGGTCTAGAATCACTCGGTCAATGCCAGGAGTATTATGGCAGTCTGCTAGTTCCAGTCATCAAAGAAAAACTTCGGGCGGCAAGTTAGACGCAACATTACCGCGACCATGGTGATAGCCACTGGCAGCTACCGACCTTAAGAGCAGCACTGAAGAAAAAGATCACCATCATGAAGCTGGCCAGCCTATTAACACTAAAGAATTTTATGATTCGACTGCTATGTTCCATACAGGTACCAAGTCCAAGCCAGGCGGTATCCAGAGAAACCGGAAACAACATGATCGAAAAAATTCACGCACATCCTGTCCATTTTGTGGTGAACATCACAGTGCCACTTTCTGTACCAAAGTAAGTTCTTTTGCTGAAAGAACAGACATTGTTAAAAGAAAACACTTATGTTTTAATTGCTTAGGAAATCACCAGGTGTCGTTCAAACTTCCGTTGTGGCTATTGTCGAAGGAAGCATCATTCAAGCATCTGTAATAAGAGTCCGAGTGAAAATTGCAACCTTGATCCTACAATAGCCCCCTTCGAACCTGCTACTTCCGGTCAGTTAACAGAACAGTCAGCTGCTTTTCATTTAACCACTCATAACAAAACTAATGTCCTTCTGAAGACCGCCATTACGAAAGTTAGTTCTAGGAGATGCATCGCCGATGCAAATATCTTGTTTGACGAGGGTGCACAGAGGTATTTCATTACGGAGGAACTTGCAGACAGACTCGAGCTTCAGCGTACTGGAAGTGAAGTAATACATATAGTTGACTTTGGTTCCTCCACACAGAAGGTCAAGCATATTGAAACAGCGACAGTGTACCTGCTCACAGAATGCAATGACAAGATACCAATCAACGTCTTAGTGGTTCCTACAATAGCTGTCCCTTTACAGAATCTGCAGCGTTCTGTGTCCTCACTTCCATATTTACGAGATTTTAAGTTGGCTCACCCGGTAACAGATGATGCTACATTTGATATTTCGCTTTTGATTGGAGCCGACAAGTAGAAAACGAAGTTGTCAGAGGTTGCGGACCGACAGCTGTGAAATCTAAGATAGGATACCCCCTGTCCAGTCCACTTCCGGTCACCAGTAGTGAGTCATCAACACAGTACATCATGAATGTCATCACCGCTCCGCCAgatctttacaacttagagaggTTCTGGAAGCTTGAATCTTTGGGCGTAAGTGTACAGGAAGAAACAGATGCTACTTCAGATAGACTTAAAACTGACCAGAAGAACAACATTGATTTCAAAGATGGACGATACATAACTAAATTACCATGGAAAGAGGATCATAAACTTCTCCCTGATAATTACAATATAACATTGAGACGTACACAAAATAACATCAGACGTCTTCGTGAAACGCCAAAACTGTTACAGAAATATGGAGAAATTATTGCTGACCAAGAGCAAAGAGGCTTCATTGAAAGGATTAACGAGAAGCAGTCAACCAGCCAAGTACGCTATATACCGCATCATGCTGTTAAAAAAGAATCCTCGACGACTCCTATCCGGATTTGTGTTTGATTGTAGTTGCCGCGAGTCACGTGATTCTCCAAGTTTGAATGATTGTCTCGAAAGTACACcaccggagttaaatgacctaacAGGAATTTTGATCAGATTTCAACTAAACAATTTTGCGGTTTGCACAGATATTGAAAAAGCATTCTTACACGTGCAGCTGGATGAAAGTGATAGGGATATGACACGATTTTTTATGGCTGAGTGACACACCAGACCCTAATAGTCAACTGATTACTTACAGATTCAGGACTGTGTTGTTTGGTGCGACATGTTCCCCATTCGTTTGAAATGCAACTTTATTGAAACATCTCGATGCCAACGCTTCCGTCTGGGTTAGTGCCGTATTACGAAGAGATTTGTATGTTGACAACATTATTTCCAGTTTCGCCACAGAAGCAGATGTTCTTTCCTACTTCCGTGTGACCCGTGATCTGATGTCGTCTGCTGATTTCAACTCCGGTCCTGGAACTCTAATAGTAGTCGTCTACGTGAAATTGCCAATACACAGAAAGTACTTGATACAGAAAGGCCGACAAAGATTCTGGGCCTGCGATGGGACGCTGACGCTGAtgaattatttcttcaacatACTGTTTTTCCTAAAAGTAACTTCATCACGAAACGAGAAATTTTACAACGGACGGCAAAAGTGTACGACCCACTTGGGATTTTGAGTCCAATCACAATACGCGCGAAAATTTTACTTCAAGACATCTGGCAACAGAAATATGACTGGGATGCGCCACTTCCGGAAGATCTGCAACAGAGATTGAATGAGTTATCAAATGACTTTAATACAGTTTCAAGTCACAAATTTCAGCGTTATTACTTCTCGCCAAACGACATATCTGACACTGCAGACGACATATACAATGTTGACGTCCACACTACACTGCACGTGTTTGCTGATGCCAGTCAACGAGCCTATGGAGCAGTAGCCTACATATGTAGAGGAAACCAGTCTGCATTTCTTATGTCAAAGACCCGAGTCGCACCTCTTAAGGAACTTACATTACCCAAGCTAGAATTGATGGCAGCAGTCATTGCTGCACGTCTTGCAAATCACATCTTACAGTCAATTGCTACCGAGTCCGTACATTTATGGTTGGACAGTCAAATCGTCTAACATTGGTTAGATACCTCAAAACAGCTATAGAGATTTGTCCAAAACAGAGTATGTGAGATACACGAACTGACAGACAACCGGAAGTGGAAATAttgtccaactaatgacaatccAGCTGACCTGCTCACACGTGGCGTAACATCGTTAGAGTATTTAAACAGTATACTTTGGATTAAAGGTCCTTCATGGTTACATGACCATTACAGATGGCAAAAGTGGGAGATAACCGACAGTACCGTGTTAACGACAACAACAGAACTGCAATACGATAACAACAGCTGTAACATACAAACATGCTCTTCATCAGAAAACACCATCGTAGGAATTGGATAGCATAATGGATGTCAACAGATTCAGTAACTACAGGAAGTTGCTACGAGTCACAGCATACGTTATGTGATTCATTGACAAGTGCAGATCACCACGATGCTCAGCCAACCTTGAACTACTCACCGTTCACGAATTACAGCACGCGGAAATAATGTGAAGCTGTCAGAGTGTAACATTCCACAATGAAATAGATAATATGGACTCCAAAGGGACTCGATTACCTTTAGTCAGACAGCTACGACTATTCAAAGATGACACAGGAATTATTCGAAGTGGCGGGAGAATCCATTATGCAACACTCGATATGTTGACCAAATTTCCCTATCTACTTCCGGCTAAACACCCCTTCACACGGCTACTCATTCAAGATGCACATGAGAGTCAACTACATGCTGGGATTAGTGCTACCATCACCCACTTACGTCAGAAATTCTGGATACCAGCGAACCGTCATGCTGTGCATTGCGTAATCCAGAAGTGTGTTACATGCCGCAAGGTTACCGGGAAACAGTTTACAGCACCTGACCCACCACCGCTACCAAAGAAAAGAGTAGAAGACATTTCGCCATTCACTGTCACAGGAGTTGATTTCACTGGGGCATTGTATGTAAGAAAGTACG comes from the Mercenaria mercenaria strain notata chromosome 9, MADL_Memer_1, whole genome shotgun sequence genome and includes:
- the LOC123546248 gene encoding uncharacterized protein LOC123546248 codes for the protein MDSKGTRLPLVRQLRLFKDDTGIIRSGGRIHYATLDMLTKFPYLLPAKHPFTRLLIQDAHESQLHAGISATITHLRQKFWIPANRHAVHCVIQKCVTCRKVTGKQFTAPDPPPLPKKRVEDISPFTVTGVDFTGALYVRKYDGSESKAYVCLFTCASTRAVHLELVHDLSEESFMAAFRRFTSRKSLPRIMISDNATTFNSAARNI